One stretch of Streptomyces sp. R21 DNA includes these proteins:
- a CDS encoding SRPBCC family protein: MAQVEATTERVVSADAEKVFDALADYSGTREKLLPEHFSEYEVREGGDGEGTLVHWKLQATSKRIRDCLFEVSEPTDGELVEKDRNSSMVTTWRVTPAGEGKSRVVVTTVWDGAGGVGGFFERTFAPKGLSRIYDALLAKLAAEMEK, translated from the coding sequence ATGGCGCAGGTCGAGGCCACCACGGAGCGAGTCGTCTCAGCGGACGCGGAGAAGGTGTTCGACGCCCTCGCCGACTACAGCGGAACGCGCGAGAAGCTGCTGCCCGAGCACTTCAGCGAGTACGAGGTGCGCGAGGGCGGCGACGGCGAGGGCACCCTCGTCCACTGGAAGCTCCAGGCCACCAGCAAGCGCATCCGCGACTGCCTGTTCGAGGTCAGCGAGCCGACCGACGGCGAGCTCGTCGAGAAGGACCGCAACTCCTCGATGGTCACCACCTGGCGTGTCACCCCGGCCGGCGAGGGCAAGTCCCGCGTCGTCGTGACCACCGTGTGGGACGGCGCCGGCGGCGTCGGCGGCTTCTTCGAGCGGACGTTCGCGCCCAAGGGTCTCTCCCGGATCTACGACGCGCTGCTCGCCAAGCTCGCCGCCGAGATGGAGAAGTAG
- a CDS encoding Rv2578c family radical SAM protein, with amino-acid sequence MRWENLTADPAGDPARDAALFGADAVTTRTFDTPEFRGITFHEIRARSIVNRVPGASRMPFEWTVNPYRGCSHACVYCFARNTHSYLDLDTGLDFDSQIVVKVNAPELLRRQLGSRRWLGEHIAMGTNVDCYQRAEGRYRLMPGIIAALHDHANPFSILTKGTLILRDLDLLKQASEVTDVGISVSVGFTDTELWRTVEPGTPAPERRLEAVRTLSEHGIDCGVLMAPVIPFLGDHPTQLRATVRAIAASGATSVTPLVLHLRPGAREWFMAWLEHHHPYLVRRYERLYAEGAYAPKWYQRRITRQVHELAQEYGIGPTRGGMPRRITPPEPVRPAAAPEPTQLTLL; translated from the coding sequence ATGCGCTGGGAGAACCTCACAGCGGACCCCGCCGGGGATCCCGCCCGTGATGCCGCGCTGTTCGGCGCGGACGCGGTGACCACCCGGACCTTCGACACCCCGGAGTTCCGCGGGATCACCTTCCACGAGATCCGGGCCAGGTCGATCGTGAACCGCGTGCCGGGGGCGTCCCGCATGCCGTTCGAGTGGACGGTGAACCCCTATCGGGGCTGCTCACACGCGTGCGTGTACTGCTTCGCACGCAACACCCACAGCTATCTCGACCTCGACACAGGGCTCGACTTCGACTCCCAGATCGTGGTGAAGGTCAACGCACCCGAGCTGCTGCGCCGCCAGCTGGGCTCGCGCCGCTGGCTCGGCGAGCACATCGCGATGGGCACCAACGTCGACTGCTACCAGCGCGCGGAGGGCCGCTACCGGCTGATGCCCGGCATCATCGCGGCCCTGCACGACCACGCGAACCCCTTCTCGATCCTGACGAAGGGCACGCTGATCCTGCGCGACCTCGACCTCCTGAAGCAGGCCTCGGAGGTCACCGACGTCGGGATCTCCGTCTCCGTCGGCTTCACCGACACCGAGCTGTGGCGCACCGTCGAGCCGGGCACGCCCGCGCCGGAACGCCGCCTGGAGGCCGTACGCACCCTGTCGGAGCACGGCATCGACTGCGGGGTCCTGATGGCCCCCGTGATCCCCTTCCTCGGCGACCACCCCACCCAGCTGCGCGCCACCGTACGGGCCATCGCGGCCTCCGGCGCGACCTCGGTGACCCCGCTCGTGCTGCATCTGCGCCCCGGCGCCCGCGAGTGGTTCATGGCCTGGCTGGAGCACCATCACCCCTATCTGGTGCGCCGTTACGAGCGGCTGTACGCGGAGGGCGCGTACGCCCCGAAGTGGTACCAGCGGCGGATCACCCGTCAGGTCCACGAACTGGCCCAGGAGTACGGCATCGGCCCCACGCGCGGGGGCATGCCGCGCAGGATCACCCCGCCCGAGCCCGTGCGACCGGCAGCGGCACCGGAGCCGACGCAGCTCACCCTGCTCTGA
- a CDS encoding alpha/beta hydrolase — protein MKTRAAALCGAAAALAAMVIAVPADASAGPATASGTAPSVRTAKVTWKKCGTTAYPTLQCASLKVPLDHFDPYSRRITLALSRVPHTAKTYQGPLLVNPGGPGASGLTLAGFVASSLPKAVAAQYDVIGFDPRGVGKSKPALVCKAGHFNPVRPDTLPLTHALEKANLKRAKAFAAACGTKYKDVLPYIDTVSAVRDMDSIRHALGAETISYFGYSYGTYLGAVYAKLFPDRVRRLVLDSIVDPTGAWYDDNMQQDHAFNDRHMAFMAWVAKYNRTYKLGTDPAKVEAKWYAMRAALAKKPAQKKVGASELEDTYIPGGYYNGYWPYLAAAFAAYVNDKDSDPLVEAYENFGAVDASGDNGYSIYTSVQCRDASWPHDWNQWREDNWAVYDKAPFMAWNNAWYNAPCAFWPTDTLEPVDVSNDELPPALLFQATNDAATPYEGGVAVHHLLRDSSLVVEQGGGNHGITLSGNACLDKYLAAYLKDGKVPRSGGEVDAVCKKRPDPKPLGAKAASGSSHGSTLHGLLGFRG, from the coding sequence ATGAAAACAAGAGCAGCCGCACTCTGCGGTGCCGCAGCGGCGTTGGCCGCGATGGTGATCGCGGTCCCGGCCGACGCGAGCGCGGGCCCCGCGACCGCGTCGGGCACCGCCCCCTCGGTCCGCACCGCGAAGGTGACCTGGAAGAAGTGCGGCACCACGGCCTACCCGACGTTGCAGTGCGCGTCGTTGAAGGTGCCGCTCGACCACTTCGACCCCTACAGCCGGCGCATCACGCTCGCACTGTCGCGCGTTCCGCACACCGCGAAGACGTACCAAGGTCCGCTGCTGGTGAACCCGGGCGGACCCGGCGCGAGCGGACTCACGCTCGCCGGTTTCGTGGCGTCCTCGCTGCCCAAGGCGGTGGCAGCGCAGTACGACGTCATCGGCTTCGACCCGCGCGGCGTGGGCAAGAGCAAGCCCGCGCTCGTCTGCAAGGCCGGCCACTTCAACCCGGTGCGCCCGGACACCCTGCCGCTCACCCACGCCCTGGAGAAGGCGAACCTCAAGCGGGCCAAGGCCTTCGCCGCCGCGTGCGGGACCAAGTACAAGGACGTCCTGCCGTACATCGACACGGTCAGCGCGGTCCGTGACATGGACTCGATCCGGCACGCGCTCGGCGCCGAGACGATCAGCTACTTCGGGTACTCGTACGGCACCTACCTGGGCGCCGTGTACGCGAAGCTGTTCCCCGACCGCGTCCGCCGCCTGGTGCTCGACTCGATCGTCGACCCCACCGGTGCCTGGTACGACGACAACATGCAGCAGGACCACGCCTTCAACGACCGCCATATGGCGTTCATGGCGTGGGTCGCCAAGTACAACAGGACGTACAAGCTGGGCACCGATCCCGCCAAGGTCGAGGCCAAGTGGTACGCGATGCGTGCGGCGCTCGCCAAGAAGCCCGCGCAGAAGAAGGTGGGCGCCTCCGAGCTGGAGGACACCTACATCCCCGGCGGCTACTACAACGGCTACTGGCCCTACCTCGCGGCGGCGTTCGCGGCTTATGTGAACGACAAGGACTCCGACCCGCTGGTCGAGGCGTACGAGAACTTCGGCGCCGTGGACGCCTCCGGTGACAACGGCTACAGCATCTACACCTCGGTGCAGTGCCGTGACGCGTCCTGGCCGCACGACTGGAACCAGTGGCGCGAGGACAACTGGGCGGTGTACGACAAGGCGCCGTTCATGGCGTGGAACAACGCCTGGTACAACGCGCCGTGCGCGTTCTGGCCGACGGACACCCTGGAGCCCGTGGACGTGTCCAACGACGAGCTGCCCCCGGCGCTGCTCTTCCAGGCCACCAATGACGCGGCCACTCCGTACGAGGGCGGTGTCGCCGTCCACCACCTGCTGCGCGACTCCAGTCTGGTCGTCGAACAGGGCGGCGGGAACCACGGGATCACGCTGAGCGGGAACGCCTGCCTGGACAAGTACCTGGCGGCGTATCTGAAGGACGGCAAGGTGCCGCGCAGCGGCGGCGAGGTCGACGCGGTGTGCAAGAAGCGGCCCGACCCGAAGCCGCTGGGCGCGAAGGCGGCCTCCGGCTCCTCGCACGGCTCGACCCTGCACGGGCTGCTCGGCTTCCGCGGCTGA
- a CDS encoding RidA family protein, with the protein MSELTRIPAPDGVAPAAAYTHVVMGTGRFVAVSGQLALDEDGKLVGEGDPAAQARQVFENLRRCLAAAGAGFDDVVKLTFFVTDMAHMPAIRAARDAHIPADRLPAASAVQVAALVRPEFLMEIEAYAVIGG; encoded by the coding sequence ATGAGTGAGCTGACCAGGATTCCCGCCCCCGACGGGGTCGCCCCCGCCGCCGCGTACACGCACGTCGTCATGGGCACGGGCCGCTTCGTCGCGGTCTCCGGCCAACTCGCGCTGGACGAGGACGGCAAGCTCGTGGGCGAGGGCGATCCGGCGGCGCAGGCCCGGCAGGTCTTCGAGAACCTGCGCCGCTGCCTGGCCGCCGCCGGGGCCGGCTTCGACGACGTCGTCAAACTCACCTTCTTCGTCACGGACATGGCCCACATGCCCGCCATCCGCGCAGCCCGCGACGCCCACATACCCGCCGACCGCCTCCCCGCCGCGTCGGCGGTCCAGGTCGCGGCGCTGGTCCGCCCCGAGTTCCTGATGGAGATCGAGGCGTACGCGGTGATCGGCGGGTGA
- a CDS encoding GNAT family N-acetyltransferase, translating into MYAIYVRPDQVGAGVGQALLRESTGRCAGAGRPRMLLWVLKGNADARRFYERAGFRPDGAEEPFEVEGVSVPEVRYARTLDRDTRC; encoded by the coding sequence TTGTACGCCATCTACGTCCGCCCCGATCAGGTCGGCGCCGGGGTGGGGCAGGCTCTGCTGCGGGAGTCGACCGGCCGGTGCGCCGGGGCCGGGCGTCCGCGGATGCTGCTGTGGGTGCTGAAGGGGAACGCCGACGCGCGGCGCTTCTACGAGCGGGCCGGGTTCCGTCCCGACGGGGCCGAGGAACCGTTCGAGGTGGAAGGGGTCTCGGTGCCCGAGGTGCGGTACGCCCGGACGCTGGACCGCGACACACGCTGCTGA
- a CDS encoding adenylosuccinate lyase: MDEELRSLTERLRREAGGSAAYERLVASGDLDELAAALTAPGQPLWARELVAFRLGVAGDRRAFEALVLLLNHRDPQRCASAAHALARLGDPRTARAAAALATNELRVAYALHPVRLLAELRAPEAVPALITTLERRLHPHDPYRRVALACIEGLGAMGDPRARPVLTGALAHPALAEAAVHALARLPTS; encoded by the coding sequence ATGGACGAGGAGTTGCGATCACTCACGGAGCGTTTACGGCGCGAGGCGGGGGGCTCGGCGGCGTACGAGCGGCTCGTGGCGAGCGGCGACCTCGATGAACTGGCGGCCGCGCTGACCGCGCCCGGGCAGCCCCTGTGGGCCAGGGAACTGGTCGCCTTCCGGCTGGGGGTCGCCGGGGACCGGCGGGCCTTCGAGGCGCTCGTCCTGCTGCTCAACCACCGCGACCCGCAGCGCTGCGCGTCCGCCGCGCACGCCCTGGCCCGGCTCGGCGATCCGCGCACCGCCCGCGCCGCGGCCGCGCTCGCCACCAACGAACTCCGGGTCGCCTACGCGCTCCACCCGGTACGGCTGCTGGCCGAACTGCGCGCCCCCGAGGCCGTGCCCGCCCTGATCACCACGCTGGAGCGGCGGCTGCACCCGCACGACCCGTACCGCAGGGTCGCGCTCGCCTGCATCGAGGGGCTGGGCGCGATGGGCGATCCCCGCGCGCGACCCGTCCTGACCGGGGCCCTCGCGCACCCGGCCCTCGCGGAGGCGGCGGTCCACGCGCTGGCGCGGCTCCCCACGTCGTAG
- a CDS encoding 3-hydroxyacyl-CoA dehydrogenase family protein, whose translation MAAPLSDPSASPLKTVAVIGLGTMGTGITEVLARAGREVIGIDISEAAAAQAVASLETSTARAVQRGRLTEQERDDALARFRTFTDLRAAADADLVIEVVPESYEIKQQVFRALDAVVRPETILATGTNALSVTRLAADSARPERVLGLHFFNPAPAMKLVEVVSSVLTAPAAVAAVTDLALDLGKEPVAVGDRPGFVADGLLFGYLNQAAAMYEAKYASREDIDAAMKLGCGLPMGPLALLDLIGIDTARTVLEAMYAESHDRLHAPAPILKQLSEAGLTGRKSGRGFYTYEAPGSTTVVRDALTPLEGAALAEGRTIRSVGVAGSGTMASGIAEVFAKAGYEVVLAARSEEKAQAAKARIGKSLARSVDKGRMTAEAAAGTLDLITPAGSYDAFAEVDLALEAVAEDLEVKQQLFAAFDKVCKPGAILATTTSSLPVVACARATSRPQDVIGMHFFNPAPAMKLVEVVRTVLTADDVHATVREVCAKIRKHPVDCGDRAGFIVNALLFPYLNNAIKMVQEHYATLDDIDAAMKLGGGYPMGPFELLDVVGLDVSLAIEKVLHREFRDPGLAPAPLLEHLVAAGCLGRKTGRGFREYARR comes from the coding sequence ATGGCCGCTCCCCTGTCCGACCCCTCCGCGTCCCCGTTGAAGACCGTCGCCGTCATCGGCCTCGGCACCATGGGCACCGGCATCACCGAGGTCCTGGCTCGCGCCGGTCGCGAAGTCATCGGCATCGACATCAGCGAGGCCGCGGCCGCCCAGGCGGTCGCCTCGCTCGAAACCTCCACCGCCCGCGCCGTGCAGCGCGGCCGTCTCACGGAGCAGGAGCGCGACGACGCCCTGGCCCGCTTCCGGACCTTCACCGATCTTCGGGCGGCGGCCGACGCCGACCTGGTCATCGAGGTGGTCCCGGAGTCGTACGAGATCAAGCAGCAGGTCTTCCGCGCGCTGGACGCCGTCGTGCGGCCGGAGACGATCCTCGCGACCGGCACCAACGCCCTCTCGGTCACGCGTCTGGCGGCCGACTCGGCCCGTCCGGAGCGGGTGCTCGGACTGCACTTCTTCAACCCGGCCCCGGCGATGAAGCTGGTCGAGGTCGTCTCGTCGGTGCTGACCGCGCCCGCGGCCGTCGCCGCGGTCACCGATCTCGCCCTGGACCTCGGCAAGGAGCCCGTCGCGGTCGGCGACCGCCCCGGTTTCGTCGCGGACGGGCTGCTGTTCGGCTACCTCAACCAGGCAGCGGCGATGTACGAGGCCAAGTACGCCTCCCGCGAGGACATCGACGCCGCGATGAAGCTCGGCTGCGGCCTGCCGATGGGCCCGCTCGCCCTGCTCGACCTGATCGGCATCGACACCGCGCGCACGGTCCTGGAGGCCATGTACGCCGAGTCGCACGACCGCCTGCACGCCCCCGCGCCCATCCTCAAGCAGCTCAGCGAGGCGGGCCTGACCGGCCGCAAGTCGGGGCGCGGCTTCTACACGTACGAGGCCCCCGGCAGCACCACCGTCGTGCGGGACGCGCTGACGCCGCTGGAGGGTGCGGCCCTGGCCGAGGGACGCACCATCCGCTCGGTCGGCGTCGCGGGCTCCGGCACGATGGCGTCCGGCATCGCGGAGGTCTTCGCGAAGGCCGGGTACGAGGTGGTCCTCGCCGCCCGCAGCGAGGAGAAGGCGCAGGCCGCCAAGGCCCGCATCGGCAAGTCGCTGGCGCGCTCCGTCGACAAGGGCCGGATGACCGCCGAGGCCGCCGCGGGAACCCTGGACCTGATCACCCCGGCCGGCTCCTACGACGCCTTCGCCGAGGTCGACCTGGCCCTGGAGGCCGTCGCCGAGGACCTGGAGGTCAAGCAGCAGCTGTTCGCCGCGTTCGACAAGGTCTGCAAGCCCGGCGCGATCCTCGCCACCACCACCTCCTCGCTGCCCGTCGTGGCCTGCGCCCGCGCCACCTCGCGCCCGCAGGACGTGATCGGCATGCACTTCTTCAACCCGGCCCCGGCGATGAAGCTGGTCGAGGTCGTGCGGACCGTGCTGACGGCGGACGACGTGCACGCCACCGTCCGCGAGGTCTGCGCCAAGATCCGCAAGCACCCGGTGGACTGCGGCGACCGCGCCGGTTTCATCGTGAACGCGCTGCTGTTCCCGTACCTGAACAACGCCATCAAGATGGTGCAGGAGCACTACGCGACGCTCGACGACATCGACGCCGCGATGAAGCTCGGTGGCGGCTACCCGATGGGCCCGTTCGAACTCCTCGACGTGGTCGGCCTGGACGTCTCGCTGGCCATCGAGAAGGTTCTGCACCGCGAGTTCCGCGACCCGGGCCTCGCCCCGGCGCCGCTCCTGGAGCACTTGGTGGCCGCGGGCTGCCTCGGCCGCAAGACGGGCCGCGGCTTCCGCGAATATGCCCGGCGCTGA
- a CDS encoding TetR family transcriptional regulator: MSQPAKSSRTPATTDAPESAAGTRAAAQRLKMRRELAAAAMELFATKGYEATTVDEIAAQAGVARRTFFRHFRSKEEAIFPDHDDTLVRAEAVLNAAPAHEHPLDTVCRGIKEVMKMYAASPAVSVERYRLTREVPTLREREIASVARYERLFTRYLLGHFDEHAHDDDANDDPLLAEVAASAVVTAHNHVLRRWLRAGGQGDVEGQLDHAFAIVQRTFGTGIGVGRETSPRPAPASSFTEGDVLVTVARVDAPLDQVMRTIEQALRERS, from the coding sequence ATGTCCCAGCCCGCCAAGTCCTCACGTACACCGGCTACGACCGACGCACCGGAAAGTGCCGCCGGCACACGCGCCGCCGCCCAGCGGCTCAAGATGCGCCGGGAGCTGGCGGCCGCGGCCATGGAGCTGTTCGCGACCAAGGGGTACGAGGCGACCACCGTCGACGAGATCGCCGCCCAGGCCGGTGTCGCACGGCGCACGTTCTTCCGCCACTTCCGCTCCAAGGAAGAGGCGATCTTCCCCGACCACGACGACACCCTGGTCCGCGCCGAGGCGGTGCTGAACGCGGCCCCCGCGCACGAGCACCCGCTCGACACCGTGTGCCGCGGCATCAAGGAAGTCATGAAGATGTACGCGGCCTCCCCGGCCGTGTCCGTCGAGCGCTACCGGCTCACGCGTGAGGTGCCCACCCTCCGCGAGCGCGAGATCGCCTCGGTCGCCCGCTACGAGCGCCTCTTCACCCGCTATCTCCTCGGCCACTTCGACGAGCACGCCCACGACGACGACGCGAACGACGACCCGCTGCTCGCGGAGGTCGCCGCGTCGGCCGTGGTCACGGCCCACAACCACGTACTGCGTCGCTGGCTGCGGGCCGGCGGACAGGGAGACGTGGAGGGCCAGCTCGACCACGCCTTCGCCATCGTGCAGCGCACGTTCGGCACGGGTATCGGGGTCGGGCGCGAGACCTCGCCCCGGCCGGCGCCCGCTTCCTCCTTCACCGAAGGGGATGTCCTGGTGACCGTCGCCCGGGTCGACGCCCCGTTGGACCAGGTCATGCGAACCATCGAGCAGGCCCTGCGGGAACGGTCGTAG
- the ccrA gene encoding crotonyl-CoA carboxylase/reductase: protein MKEILDAIQSQTATSADFAALPLPESYRAITVHKDETEMFTGLATRDKDPRKSIHLDDVPVPELGPGEALVAVMASSVNYNSVWTSIFEPMSTFGFLERYGRLSELTKRHDLPYHIIGSDLAGVVLRTGPGVNSWKPGDEVVAHCLSVELESSDGHNDTMLDPEQRIWGFETNFGGLAEIALVKSNQLMPKPDHLSWEEAAAPGLVNSTAYRQLVSRNGAGMKQGDNVLIWGASGGLGSYATQFALAGGANPICVVSSEQKADICRAMGAEAIIDRNAEDYRFWKDEHNQDPKEWKRFGKRIRELTGGEDVDIVFEHPGRETFGASVYVTRKGGTIVTCASTSGYNHEYDNRYLWMSLKRIIGSHFANYREAWEANRLIAKGKIHPTLSKVYSLEDTGQAAYDVHRNLHQGKVGVLALAPEEGLGVRDHEKRAQHIDAINRFRNI from the coding sequence GTGAAGGAAATCCTGGACGCGATTCAGTCGCAGACCGCCACGTCTGCCGACTTCGCCGCTCTGCCGCTCCCCGAGTCGTACCGCGCGATCACCGTGCACAAGGACGAGACGGAGATGTTCACCGGGCTCGCCACCCGCGACAAGGACCCCCGCAAGTCGATCCACCTGGACGACGTGCCGGTGCCGGAGCTCGGCCCGGGCGAGGCCCTGGTGGCCGTCATGGCCTCCTCCGTGAACTACAACTCGGTCTGGACCTCGATCTTCGAGCCGATGTCGACCTTCGGCTTCCTGGAGCGCTACGGCAGGCTCAGCGAGCTCACCAAGCGCCACGACCTGCCCTACCACATCATCGGTTCCGACCTCGCGGGCGTCGTCCTGCGCACCGGCCCGGGCGTGAACTCCTGGAAGCCGGGTGACGAGGTCGTCGCGCACTGTCTGAGCGTCGAGCTGGAGTCCTCGGACGGCCACAACGACACGATGCTCGACCCCGAGCAGCGCATCTGGGGCTTCGAGACGAACTTCGGCGGCCTCGCCGAGATCGCGCTCGTCAAGTCCAACCAGCTGATGCCGAAGCCGGACCACCTCAGCTGGGAGGAGGCCGCCGCTCCGGGCCTGGTCAACTCCACCGCGTACCGCCAGCTGGTCTCCCGCAACGGCGCCGGCATGAAGCAGGGCGACAACGTGCTCATCTGGGGCGCGAGCGGCGGCCTCGGCTCGTACGCGACGCAGTTCGCGCTCGCCGGTGGCGCCAACCCCATCTGTGTCGTGAGCAGCGAGCAGAAGGCGGACATCTGCCGCGCGATGGGCGCCGAGGCGATCATCGACCGCAACGCCGAGGACTACAGGTTCTGGAAGGACGAGCACAACCAGGACCCGAAGGAGTGGAAGCGCTTCGGCAAGCGCATCCGCGAGCTGACCGGCGGCGAGGACGTGGACATCGTCTTCGAGCACCCGGGCCGCGAGACCTTCGGCGCCTCCGTGTACGTCACGCGCAAGGGCGGCACGATCGTCACCTGCGCCTCGACCTCGGGCTACAACCACGAGTACGACAACCGCTACCTGTGGATGTCCCTGAAGCGGATCATCGGCTCGCACTTCGCCAACTACCGCGAGGCCTGGGAGGCCAACCGGCTCATCGCGAAGGGCAAGATCCACCCGACCCTGTCCAAGGTGTACTCGCTGGAGGACACCGGCCAGGCCGCGTACGACGTGCACCGCAACCTCCACCAGGGCAAGGTCGGCGTGCTGGCGCTCGCGCCCGAGGAGGGCCTGGGCGTCCGCGACCACGAGAAGCGCGCCCAGCACATCGACGCCATCAACCGCTTCCGGAACATCTGA
- a CDS encoding protein meaA gives MTERQTAPAPEGAPASKETKTRERSDRGLRNVDAGNQRPPAQEPKERDRPWLMRTYAGHSTAEASNELYRRNLAKGQTGLSVAFDLPTQTGYDPDHILARGEVGRVGVPVSHLGDMRRLFQDIPLEQMNTSMTINATAMWLLALYQVVAEEQGADVTQLQGTTQNDIVKEYLSRGTHVFPPGPSLRLTTDMICYTVNNMPKWNPINICSYHLQEAGATPVQEIAYAMSTAIAVLDAVFASGQIREDQKGDVVARISFFVNAGVRFVEEMCKMRAFGRIWDKITRERYGIENPKHRRFRYGVQVNSLGLTEAQPENNIQRIVLEMLAVTLSKDARARAVQLPAWNEALGLPRPWDQQWSLRMQQVLAYESDLLEYADIFEGSHVIEAKVASLMEESLAEIDRIQEMGGAMAAVESGYLKSQLVSSHALRRARIEGGEEKIVGVNIFQSTEPNPLTADLDAAIQTVDPAVEARVVGALKHWRDTRYQPPFNHPRPCKALEKLKEAAQGTGNLMEATLECARAGVTTGEWSGALREVFGEFRAPTGVSSAPVAVTAEEGTALALVRRKVELTAKEMGVGKLRFLVGKPGLDGHSNGAEQIAVRARDAGFEVVYQGIRLTPEEIVAAALAEDVHGVGLSILSGSHAQLVPDVLERLRVAGATDIPVIAGGIIPNGDAEQLRAAGVAAVFTPKDFDITGIIGRIVDEIRKANKLDPLEVPA, from the coding sequence ATGACAGAGCGCCAGACCGCTCCTGCGCCGGAGGGCGCGCCGGCGTCGAAAGAGACGAAGACAAGGGAGCGCAGCGACCGCGGGCTGAGGAACGTCGACGCCGGCAACCAGCGCCCTCCGGCGCAGGAGCCAAAAGAAAGGGACCGGCCGTGGCTCATGCGGACCTATGCCGGTCACTCGACCGCCGAGGCGTCCAACGAGCTGTACCGGCGCAACCTCGCCAAGGGGCAGACGGGCCTCTCCGTGGCCTTCGACCTGCCGACGCAGACCGGCTACGACCCCGACCACATCCTCGCCCGCGGCGAGGTGGGCCGCGTCGGGGTCCCGGTCTCGCACCTCGGTGACATGCGCCGGCTGTTCCAGGACATCCCCCTGGAGCAGATGAACACCTCGATGACCATCAACGCCACCGCCATGTGGCTGCTGGCGCTCTATCAGGTCGTCGCCGAGGAGCAGGGCGCGGACGTCACCCAGCTCCAGGGCACGACCCAGAACGACATCGTGAAGGAGTACCTGTCGCGGGGCACGCACGTGTTCCCGCCGGGTCCCTCGCTCCGTCTGACGACGGACATGATCTGCTACACCGTCAACAACATGCCCAAGTGGAACCCGATCAACATCTGCAGCTACCACCTGCAGGAGGCGGGAGCCACCCCGGTCCAGGAGATCGCGTACGCGATGTCCACCGCGATCGCCGTCCTGGACGCGGTGTTCGCGTCCGGCCAGATCCGCGAGGACCAGAAGGGTGATGTGGTCGCGCGTATCTCCTTCTTCGTGAACGCGGGCGTCCGCTTCGTCGAGGAGATGTGCAAGATGCGGGCGTTCGGCCGCATCTGGGACAAGATCACGCGCGAGCGGTACGGCATCGAGAACCCCAAGCACCGGCGTTTCCGGTACGGCGTCCAGGTCAACTCCCTCGGTCTGACCGAGGCGCAGCCGGAGAACAACATCCAGCGGATCGTGCTGGAGATGCTGGCCGTGACCCTCTCCAAGGACGCACGCGCGCGTGCCGTCCAACTCCCGGCCTGGAACGAGGCGTTGGGCCTGCCCCGGCCCTGGGACCAGCAGTGGTCGCTGCGCATGCAGCAGGTGCTCGCCTACGAGAGCGACCTGCTGGAGTACGCGGACATCTTCGAGGGCTCGCACGTCATCGAGGCCAAGGTGGCCTCCCTGATGGAGGAGTCGCTCGCCGAGATCGACCGCATCCAGGAGATGGGCGGCGCGATGGCCGCCGTCGAGTCGGGCTACCTGAAGTCGCAGCTCGTCTCCTCGCACGCGCTGCGCCGGGCCCGGATCGAGGGCGGCGAGGAGAAGATCGTCGGCGTCAACATCTTCCAGTCGACCGAGCCGAACCCGCTGACGGCCGACCTGGACGCGGCGATCCAGACGGTCGACCCGGCGGTCGAGGCCCGTGTGGTCGGCGCGCTCAAGCACTGGCGCGACACCCGCTACCAGCCGCCCTTCAACCACCCGCGCCCGTGCAAGGCGCTGGAGAAGCTGAAGGAGGCCGCGCAGGGCACCGGCAACCTCATGGAGGCCACCCTGGAGTGCGCCCGCGCCGGGGTCACGACCGGCGAGTGGTCCGGCGCCCTGCGCGAGGTGTTCGGCGAGTTCCGGGCCCCCACCGGTGTCTCGTCGGCGCCCGTCGCCGTCACCGCCGAGGAGGGCACCGCGCTGGCCCTGGTCCGCCGCAAGGTGGAGCTGACCGCCAAGGAGATGGGCGTCGGCAAGCTCCGCTTCCTGGTGGGCAAGCCGGGCCTGGACGGGCACTCCAACGGCGCCGAGCAGATCGCCGTGCGGGCCCGCGACGCCGGGTTCGAGGTGGTCTACCAGGGCATCCGGCTCACCCCGGAGGAGATCGTGGCCGCGGCGCTCGCCGAGGACGTGCACGGCGTCGGCCTGTCCATCCTGTCCGGCTCGCACGCCCAGCTGGTGCCGGACGTGCTGGAACGGCTCCGTGTGGCCGGTGCCACAGACATCCCGGTGATCGCCGGTGGCATCATCCCGAATGGTGACGCCGAGCAGCTCCGGGCCGCCGGAGTCGCCGCGGTCTTCACCCCGAAGGACTTCGACATCACCGGAATCATCGGCCGCATCGTCGACGAGATCCGCAAAGCGAACAAGCTCGACCCCCTGGAGGTCCCCGCATGA